In Corynebacterium guangdongense, one DNA window encodes the following:
- a CDS encoding M23 family metallopeptidase, with the protein MRQNAQRSRGGKHRKVTTSQTSKGRVALVAIAAGAASSASVGGATAAQLQADNAEETAAPVAEYAFAANAVAIPPVEEAPAVGSSALGELSPQILPIAEYKPVTGLETQLDKAIKAAEERAAADIAARAPSVARPAEGVFTSGFGMRWGSLHAGIDIANAVGTPILAIMDGTVINSGPASGYGNWIRIQHDDGSISVYGHMVSLNVGVGERVHAGQNIAGMGNEGFSTGSHLHFEIHPAGMGAVDPVAWFAERGVAIS; encoded by the coding sequence GTGCGACAGAACGCTCAGCGGTCCCGTGGAGGGAAGCACCGCAAGGTAACCACCTCGCAGACCTCCAAGGGGCGCGTAGCCCTCGTCGCGATCGCCGCCGGCGCCGCCTCCTCCGCCAGCGTCGGAGGCGCCACCGCCGCCCAGCTGCAGGCCGACAACGCCGAGGAAACCGCCGCCCCGGTCGCCGAGTACGCCTTTGCCGCCAATGCCGTCGCCATCCCCCCCGTCGAGGAGGCTCCCGCCGTCGGCTCCTCCGCCCTCGGGGAGCTCTCCCCGCAGATCCTCCCGATCGCCGAGTACAAGCCCGTCACCGGTCTGGAGACCCAGCTCGACAAGGCCATCAAGGCCGCCGAGGAGCGCGCCGCCGCCGACATCGCCGCCCGCGCCCCGTCCGTGGCCCGCCCGGCCGAGGGCGTCTTCACCTCCGGCTTCGGCATGCGGTGGGGAAGCCTGCACGCCGGCATCGACATCGCCAACGCCGTCGGCACCCCGATCCTGGCGATCATGGACGGCACCGTCATCAACTCCGGCCCGGCCTCCGGCTACGGCAACTGGATCCGCATCCAGCACGACGACGGCTCCATCTCCGTCTACGGACACATGGTCTCCCTCAACGTCGGCGTCGGCGAGCGCGTCCACGCCGGCCAGAACATCGCCGGCATGGGCAACGAGGGCTTCTCCACCGGTTCCCACCTGCACTTCGAGATTCACCCGGCCGGCATGGGCGCGGTCGACCCGGTCGCCTGGTTCGCCGAGCGCGGGGTCGCCATCTCCTAA
- a CDS encoding M23 family metallopeptidase, giving the protein MHSTSRRFRRPLRTALITTMVSLSLGATSVLAAPAGALQFDVNGAQFSLNSDPASLAASATEIVSSLQAANSAASAITGYGAEISLEDAQSDTTPIGATTPADENGNITFIVYDPRTLGDEPFGTEFTGQEPILEALDKPADVGETADGRTVVFPTKGSFTSGYGQRGNAIHNGIDVANPIGTPIKAAMDGTVVNAGPAQGYGNWVVVEHDNGEKSVYGHMATYFVGVGQRVSAGETIALMGNEGRSTGPHLHFEIWPDGSTPVDPVRWFADQGISVHAARQ; this is encoded by the coding sequence ATGCACTCCACCTCACGCCGATTCCGCCGCCCGCTGCGCACCGCACTGATCACGACCATGGTCTCCCTCTCCCTGGGCGCCACGTCCGTGCTGGCGGCCCCGGCCGGGGCGCTGCAGTTCGACGTCAACGGAGCGCAGTTCTCGCTGAATTCGGACCCGGCGTCCCTGGCCGCCTCGGCGACGGAGATCGTCAGCAGCCTGCAGGCGGCGAACTCGGCCGCCAGCGCCATCACCGGTTACGGCGCCGAGATCTCCCTGGAGGACGCCCAGAGTGACACCACCCCGATCGGCGCCACCACCCCGGCCGACGAGAACGGCAACATCACTTTCATCGTGTACGACCCCCGCACGCTCGGCGACGAGCCGTTCGGCACCGAGTTCACCGGCCAGGAGCCGATCCTCGAGGCACTGGACAAGCCCGCCGACGTCGGTGAGACCGCCGACGGGCGCACCGTGGTGTTCCCGACCAAGGGCAGCTTCACCTCCGGCTACGGCCAGCGTGGCAACGCTATCCACAACGGTATCGACGTCGCCAACCCCATCGGCACGCCGATCAAGGCCGCCATGGACGGCACCGTCGTCAACGCGGGCCCCGCCCAGGGCTACGGGAACTGGGTCGTCGTCGAGCACGACAACGGCGAGAAGTCGGTCTACGGCCACATGGCCACCTACTTCGTCGGCGTCGGCCAACGGGTCTCGGCGGGCGAGACCATCGCGCTGATGGGCAACGAGGGCCGATCCACCGGACCGCACCTGCACTTCGAGATCTGGCCGGACGGTTCCACCCCCGTGGACCCGGTCAGGTGGTTCGCCGACCAGGGCATCTCCGTCCACGCGGCGCGCCAATAA
- the purN gene encoding phosphoribosylglycinamide formyltransferase, which produces MTSTAPTSQPLAVTVLVSGTGTLLQSILDNQDSSYRVVRVISDVECAALERARANGIGTDVVALGPDRDAWNVTLADTVAASEPDLVVSAGFMKILGSAFLERFGGRTINTHPALLPAFPGAHAVRDALDYGVKVTGSTVHYIDAGVDTGEIIAQKAIDVLPDDTEDTLHERIKQVERALIVSVLRTARPDTTNSSATGKVQFIHE; this is translated from the coding sequence GTGACTTCCACCGCACCGACAAGCCAGCCCCTCGCGGTCACCGTACTCGTCTCCGGGACGGGTACCCTGCTGCAGTCCATTCTGGATAACCAGGATTCGTCCTATCGCGTCGTCCGGGTGATCTCCGACGTGGAGTGCGCGGCACTCGAGCGGGCGCGGGCGAACGGCATCGGCACAGATGTCGTGGCGCTGGGCCCGGACCGCGACGCCTGGAACGTCACGCTAGCTGACACGGTCGCGGCCTCGGAGCCGGACCTCGTCGTTTCCGCGGGATTCATGAAGATCCTCGGTTCCGCGTTCCTCGAACGATTCGGTGGACGCACCATCAACACCCATCCGGCGCTGCTGCCGGCTTTTCCCGGGGCCCACGCGGTGCGGGATGCCCTCGACTACGGCGTGAAGGTCACCGGCTCGACAGTCCACTACATCGACGCCGGCGTTGACACCGGTGAGATCATCGCGCAGAAGGCCATCGACGTCCTGCCGGACGACACCGAGGACACGCTGCACGAACGCATCAAACAGGTGGAACGAGCACTGATCGTGTCCGTCCTGCGCACCGCCCGCCCCGACACCACCAACTCCTCTGCGACAGGGAAGGTTCAATTCATCCATGAGTGA
- a CDS encoding cell division protein PerM: MSKKTSPQSRPARNSRSRGPSTARATSASRLTGRGATAPRTARAGKGAADPREGAVRPTSLAGRLRRFAPVVGIPEAVIVLTILVLALGGLMLSATPLAYFPLAVGEMWLVVTLAPVVIEGVTVSFLPMLPAIGLIGLLSYRIRRAIRARVSMIDLAVLLLCVILIPSLITGAAWLMVWDAAKVYPVEAPPLWEALLRTVVVHVTALVIGMGQRLWRAVARHYSVPPALVDGARDAWRFFFRLSVAALLLLLALLAFGWSRQAGLLAEFPDLSTSGMAALVALSLAYLPNAIIAAGAVLLGSEFHIGDASASLFSIHLVPLPPLPIAAAIPGGVAPWAPVLLLITAGVASWVMVTARPDVTRALGAAGGAALIAATATFLGGGELGWYGATGASLPLTTVLAAVWLGAIGVATAGALALTARRSRRAEQAEAGEGTADDAPEEDVEPGDTEPADGAPDETAAAGNVDSDPEPEESAPPAEAAGDVTADVAEEKTGQESEEVPAEEPGPTEADAEAPQPEEGEKAGVDKRADPPEEDPAAADGAPTKDA, encoded by the coding sequence ATGAGTAAGAAGACCAGCCCCCAGTCGCGCCCCGCCCGGAATTCGCGGTCCCGGGGCCCCTCGACGGCGCGTGCGACCTCGGCGTCACGGCTCACCGGCCGGGGTGCGACGGCACCACGGACGGCCCGGGCCGGGAAGGGCGCCGCCGACCCGCGGGAAGGGGCGGTGCGGCCGACCAGCCTGGCCGGCCGCCTCCGCCGCTTCGCCCCGGTCGTCGGAATTCCCGAGGCCGTCATCGTGCTGACCATTCTCGTGCTGGCCCTCGGCGGGCTGATGCTGAGCGCCACCCCTCTGGCCTACTTCCCGCTCGCCGTGGGCGAGATGTGGCTGGTGGTGACGCTCGCCCCCGTGGTCATCGAGGGCGTGACCGTATCGTTCCTGCCGATGCTGCCCGCCATCGGGTTGATCGGTCTCCTCAGCTACCGGATCCGGCGGGCCATCCGCGCGCGGGTGAGCATGATCGACCTCGCGGTCCTGCTGCTGTGCGTCATCCTCATCCCGTCGCTGATCACCGGCGCGGCCTGGCTCATGGTGTGGGACGCCGCCAAGGTCTACCCCGTTGAGGCCCCGCCGCTGTGGGAAGCGCTACTGCGCACCGTGGTCGTCCATGTGACCGCGCTGGTCATCGGCATGGGGCAGCGACTGTGGCGGGCGGTGGCGCGCCACTACTCCGTCCCGCCCGCGCTTGTCGACGGTGCGCGCGACGCCTGGCGCTTCTTCTTCCGGCTGTCGGTGGCGGCGCTGCTGCTCCTTCTTGCCCTGCTCGCCTTCGGCTGGTCGCGGCAGGCGGGTCTGCTCGCGGAATTCCCGGACCTGTCGACCTCGGGGATGGCCGCCCTCGTCGCCCTCAGCCTCGCCTATCTTCCGAACGCGATCATCGCGGCGGGGGCGGTCCTGCTGGGTTCGGAATTCCACATCGGTGACGCCAGCGCCTCCCTGTTCAGCATTCATCTGGTGCCGCTGCCGCCGCTGCCGATCGCGGCGGCTATCCCGGGCGGGGTCGCCCCCTGGGCGCCGGTCCTGCTGCTCATCACCGCCGGCGTCGCCTCCTGGGTCATGGTCACGGCCCGGCCGGACGTCACCCGCGCGCTCGGCGCCGCCGGGGGCGCGGCGCTGATCGCGGCGACCGCGACCTTCCTTGGCGGGGGGGAACTCGGCTGGTACGGCGCCACCGGCGCCTCCCTTCCACTGACGACGGTGCTGGCCGCCGTGTGGCTCGGCGCCATCGGAGTCGCGACCGCCGGCGCTCTTGCGCTGACGGCTCGGCGGAGCCGACGCGCGGAGCAGGCGGAGGCAGGGGAGGGGACGGCCGACGACGCCCCGGAGGAGGACGTCGAGCCGGGCGACACCGAACCGGCGGACGGGGCGCCGGACGAGACTGCGGCGGCAGGGAACGTGGACTCGGACCCGGAGCCGGAGGAGTCCGCGCCGCCTGCAGAAGCCGCGGGCGACGTCACCGCCGATGTCGCCGAAGAAAAGACAGGACAAGAATCCGAGGAGGTGCCCGCGGAAGAACCGGGGCCGACGGAGGCCGACGCCGAGGCGCCGCAGCCGGAGGAAGGGGAGAAGGCCGGCGTCGACAAGCGGGCGGACCCGCCCGAAGAGGACCCGGCGGCGGCCGACGGGGCGCCGACCAAGGACGCCTAG
- the purH gene encoding bifunctional phosphoribosylaminoimidazolecarboxamide formyltransferase/IMP cyclohydrolase encodes MSDDRKTIKRALISVYDKTGLDELAKALGEAGVEIVSTGSTAQKIADAGVAVTQVEELTGFPECLEGRVKTLHPKVHAGILADTRKDDHLAQLDELGVEPFQLVVVNLYPFSETVASGASFDECVEQIDIGGPSMVRAAAKNHPSVAIVTSPERYGDVAEALKNDGFTRAQRTELALEAFRHTASYDVAVATWLGEQASAGAGADFPEWIGETHQLKNTLRYGENPHQAAALYADAGVPGLANAVQHHGKEMSYNNYQDADAAWRAAWDHERPAVAIIKHANPCGIAVSDESIAEAHALAHACDPLSAYGGVIAANREVTLGMAETVKDIFTEVIIAPSFADDALELLKTKKNLRILTAEAPIRDGYEYRKISGGVLVQENDALQAEGDDAANWTLAAGEAVSKEVLADLQFAWNAIRCVKSNAILIADKGATVGVGMGQVNRVDSAKLAVERANTLAEGANRTQGAVAASDAFFPFADGFQVLADAGITAVVQPGGSIRDDEVIEAANAAGVTMYLTGARHFAH; translated from the coding sequence ATGAGTGACGACCGCAAGACCATCAAGCGCGCGCTGATCAGCGTGTACGACAAGACCGGCCTGGACGAGCTGGCGAAGGCGCTCGGCGAGGCCGGCGTGGAGATCGTCTCCACCGGTTCCACCGCACAGAAGATCGCCGACGCCGGCGTCGCCGTGACCCAGGTCGAGGAGCTCACGGGCTTCCCGGAGTGCCTCGAGGGGCGCGTCAAGACCCTCCACCCGAAGGTCCACGCCGGCATCCTGGCCGACACCCGCAAGGATGATCACCTCGCCCAGCTCGATGAGCTCGGCGTCGAGCCGTTCCAGCTGGTCGTCGTGAACCTCTACCCGTTCTCCGAGACGGTCGCCTCGGGCGCCTCCTTCGACGAGTGCGTCGAGCAGATCGACATCGGCGGCCCGTCGATGGTGCGTGCCGCCGCCAAGAACCACCCCTCCGTGGCCATCGTCACCTCCCCGGAGCGTTATGGCGACGTCGCCGAGGCGCTCAAGAACGACGGCTTCACCCGCGCACAGCGCACCGAGCTCGCCCTCGAGGCCTTCCGCCACACCGCCTCCTACGACGTCGCCGTCGCCACCTGGCTCGGCGAGCAGGCATCGGCCGGCGCCGGTGCCGACTTCCCGGAGTGGATCGGTGAGACCCACCAGCTCAAGAACACCCTGCGCTACGGCGAGAACCCGCACCAGGCCGCCGCGCTCTACGCCGATGCGGGCGTGCCGGGACTGGCCAATGCGGTCCAGCACCACGGCAAGGAGATGAGCTACAACAACTACCAGGACGCCGACGCCGCCTGGCGCGCCGCCTGGGACCACGAGCGCCCGGCCGTGGCCATCATCAAGCACGCCAACCCCTGCGGTATCGCCGTCTCCGACGAGTCCATCGCCGAGGCCCACGCGCTGGCCCACGCCTGCGACCCGTTGTCCGCCTACGGCGGCGTCATCGCCGCCAACCGCGAGGTCACCCTCGGGATGGCCGAGACGGTCAAGGACATCTTCACCGAGGTCATCATCGCGCCCTCCTTCGCCGATGACGCCCTGGAGCTCCTCAAGACCAAGAAGAACCTGCGCATCCTCACCGCCGAGGCGCCGATCCGCGACGGTTACGAGTACCGCAAGATCTCCGGCGGCGTCCTCGTCCAGGAGAACGACGCCCTGCAGGCCGAGGGCGACGACGCCGCCAACTGGACTCTCGCCGCCGGCGAGGCCGTGTCCAAGGAGGTCCTCGCCGACCTCCAGTTCGCCTGGAATGCCATCCGCTGCGTCAAGTCCAACGCCATCCTCATCGCCGACAAGGGCGCCACCGTCGGCGTCGGCATGGGCCAGGTCAACCGCGTCGACTCCGCGAAGCTCGCCGTCGAGCGCGCCAACACCCTGGCGGAGGGCGCCAACCGCACCCAGGGCGCCGTCGCCGCCTCCGACGCCTTCTTCCCCTTCGCCGACGGGTTCCAGGTGCTTGCCGACGCCGGGATCACCGCCGTCGTCCAGCCGGGTGGCTCCATCCGCGATGACGAGGTCATCGAGGCCGCCAACGCCGCAGGCGTGACCATGTACCTCACCGGCGCCCGTCACTTCGCCCACTAA